In the Streptomyces formicae genome, one interval contains:
- a CDS encoding alpha/beta fold hydrolase: MATAHVNGVTIGYDDEGPAASPGALSSASASAPALVLIHGHPFDRSMWTPQRRAFAATHRVITPDLRGYGESTVVPGTTPLGTFAEDIAALLDHLGVREFALGGLSMGGQIVMECYRRFPGRVTGLLLADTFPAAETPEGKAHRNAMADRLLAEGMRGYADEVLDKMAAPYNPVAAAHVHRMMLAAPPEGAAAALRGRAERPDYRDLLTRVTVPSLVVVGRDDTYTPVADAEAMHAALPDSVLRVVESAAHLPNLERPAEFDAAVGAWLDRVASPRGTTPPA; this comes from the coding sequence ATGGCAACCGCACACGTCAACGGCGTCACCATCGGCTACGACGACGAGGGCCCGGCCGCGTCCCCCGGCGCACTCTCCTCCGCCTCCGCCTCCGCCCCCGCCCTCGTCCTCATCCACGGCCACCCCTTCGACCGCTCCATGTGGACACCGCAGCGCCGCGCGTTCGCCGCCACCCACCGCGTCATCACGCCCGACCTGCGCGGCTACGGCGAGTCGACGGTGGTCCCCGGCACCACCCCGCTCGGCACGTTCGCCGAGGACATCGCGGCGCTCCTCGACCACCTGGGCGTACGGGAGTTCGCGCTCGGCGGGCTCTCCATGGGCGGCCAGATCGTCATGGAGTGCTACCGCAGGTTCCCCGGCCGCGTCACCGGGCTGCTCCTCGCCGACACGTTCCCCGCCGCGGAGACGCCGGAGGGCAAGGCGCACCGTAACGCCATGGCGGACCGACTGCTCGCCGAGGGCATGCGGGGGTACGCGGACGAGGTCCTGGACAAGATGGCCGCCCCGTACAACCCGGTGGCGGCGGCCCACGTGCACCGCATGATGCTGGCCGCGCCGCCCGAGGGAGCCGCGGCCGCGCTGCGCGGTCGGGCCGAACGCCCGGACTACCGCGACCTGTTGACCCGGGTCACGGTCCCTTCGCTGGTGGTCGTGGGCCGCGACGACACGTACACGCCGGTCGCCGACGCGGAGGCCATGCACGCGGCGCTCCCCGACTCCGTGCTGCGGGTCGTCGAGTCGGCCGCGCATCTGCCGAACCTGGAACGGCCCGCCGAGTTCGACGCGGCCGTCGGCGCGTGGCTCGACCGAGTGGCCTCGCCCCGTGGAACGACGCCCCCGGCCTGA